A genomic segment from Daphnia carinata strain CSIRO-1 chromosome 1, CSIRO_AGI_Dcar_HiC_V3, whole genome shotgun sequence encodes:
- the LOC130692534 gene encoding peptide-N(4)-(N-acetyl-beta-glucosaminyl)asparagine amidase-like has translation MTTNRWNKTSALNNIHHLKMSRSHLQIEFLERLTINSRHVLKYENAELQSKAKACVPLSDLLARAQQNCPNNSKSDSKVLRDALLIELLTWFKESFFTWFDAAHCSTCNKPMQSVGTGVPSADDLRYGAHRVENFKCNLCSATDRFPRYNDPEKLLQTRRGRCGEWANCFTLICRALKYDARYVLDWTDHVWTEIYSERLNRWLHCDSCEAAWDKPLLYDVGWGKKLNYVIAFSKDEVQDVTWRYTRNHAEVIKRRNLVSEEWLLQQTNRLSRQLQSSVSDSQRELLTLRLVGELAEFLLPREVKEGEEQGRISGAISWRQTRGEMGTFQQEHEPVVWTPTEAEMSNGEFCLEYSASLDKYVRRSDGDSVTDKWSNGAYQAESVFRKTESDWKMAYLARVEGSSKACLSWKFDLSSTNLMILQATVSCPGTTYEDGEICWKISCSDHYQLLENGCVDYEIDLSGSTYCVLSVEMTLGRGDNAWQHTQIARQSTKDLTHFPLSLRIFFGSLD, from the exons atgacaaCAAACCGTTGGAACAAAACGTCTGCACTTAATAACATACATCATCTAAAAATGTCTCGCTCCCACCTGCAAATTGAGTTCCTTGAACGTCTTACTATTAATAGTCGACATGTCCTCAAGTATGAAAATGCTGAATTGCAATCGAAAGCTAAAGCATGTGTCCCCCTTTCCGATTTGTTAGCTCGGGCTCAACAAAACTGTCCAAACAACTCGAAATCAGATTCCAAAGTTCTTCGAGACGCTCTCCTGATAGAGTTGTTAACCTGGTTCAAAGAGAGTTTCTTTACCTGGTTTGATGCTGCTCATTGCAGTACCTGCAACAAGCCTATGCAAAGTGTTGGAACAGGAGTTCCTAGTGCAGATGATCTCCGTTATGGTGCACACCGGGTTGAAAATTTCAAGTGCAATCTCTGTAGTGCTACAGACAGATTCCCAAGATACAATGACCCTG AAAAACTCCTACAAACCAGAAGAGGAAGGTGTGGCGAATGGGCAAACTGCTTCACTCTCATTTGCAGGGCCTTGAAGTATGATGCCAGATATGTCCTAGATTGGACAGACCATGTGTGGACAGAAATATATTCTGAAAGACTTAATAGATG GCTACACTGTGATTCCTGTGAAGCAGCTTGGGATAAGCCCCTACTTTATGATGTCGGTTGGGGAAAAAAGTTGAATTATGTTATTGCATTTTCAAAAGATGAGGTACAAGATGTGACGTGGCGCTATACCCGAAATCATGCAGAA GTTATTAAACGAAGGAATTTGGTTTCAGAAGAGTGGCTTCTTCAACAAACCAATAGACTCTCTAGACAGCTTCAGTCATCAGTTAGTGATTCTCAAAGAGAACTACTGACTTTACGACTTGTTGGAGAGCTAGCTGAATTTCTCTTACCTCGAGAAGTCAAAGAGGGTGAGGAGCAAGGTCGAATAAGTGGCGCTATTAGTTGGAGACAAACTCGTGGCGAAATGGGAACGTTTCAACAAGAACACGAGCCGGTCGTTTGGACTCCAACAGAAGCAGAAATGAGTAACGGGGAATTCTGCTTAGAATACAG TGCCAGTCTAGATAAGTATGTGCGCCGCTCAGACGGAGACAGCGTAACGGATAAATGGTCAAATGGAGCTTATCAAGCGGAGTCCGTGTTTCGTAAAACTGAAAGTGATTGGAAAATGGCGTATTTAGCTCGTGTTG AGGGAAGCTCGAAAGCTTGTCTATCGTGGAAATTCGATTTATCTTCAACCAATTTAATGATTCTTCAAGCGACAGTATCTTGCCCTGGAACAACTTACGAAGATGGAGAAATCTGTTGGAAAATTAGCTGTTCGGATCATTACCAATTACTGGAAAATG GTTGTGTTGACTATGAAATCGATTTGAGCGGCTCAACATATTGTGTGTTGAGCGTTGAGATGACTCTTGGACGAGGAGACAACGCCTGGCAACACACCCAAATAGCACGCCAATCTACCAAAGACCTAACCCACTTTCCTCTGTCCCTACGGATTTTCTTCGGTTCACTAGATTGA
- the LOC130692539 gene encoding arrestin domain-containing protein 3-like, with translation MESFSVELEQPQGVFLPGQNVNGFIRFKTTAAESFKGLTVECVGKSQVQWSETETSGRETETVHYQASENYFYHKILLFAGSDTEFQPNDYRYAFSFTLPHQLPPSFEGAHGSLRYYIKAVLGRRWMLDAVFKRGFSVNTIVDLNQNFQASIPVKNEEIKTICCLCCQSGPITAVGWLPKSGYVPGETILFSGRVDNKSRSRLLQTSVRLVERTIFKAQGKQKEDERVIREITRSQQSADREDLELWNDIPITVPPLAPSDLHHCSIIDLQYFLEFVIDPGILSFNFKVPIEITIGTIPFKESFPTFQPQASAPPIMDGNSTHSMANPIGFLPPFMLNQYPNLPPSTYESGMFGGNLREEGDTEHLNIGFDTLFKPIYISYPSVDNQNPSA, from the exons ATGGAAAGTTTTAGTGTCGAATTAGAGCAGCCCCAAGGAGTCTTTCTTCCTGGCCAAAACGTCAATGGCTTTATCCGGTTTAAGACTACTGCAGCCGAGAGTTTCAAAG GTCTTACAGTCGAGTGTGTTGGCAAAAGTCAAGTGCAGTGGTCCGAGACTGAAACATCAGGCCGCGAAACGGAGACTGTCCACTACCAAGCCAGTGAAAACTATTTTTACCACAAAATCCTTCTATTCGCAG GAAGTGACACAGAGTTCCAGCCGAACGATTATCGCTACGCCTTCTCGTTCACACTCCCACATCAACTGCCGCCGTCCTTTGAAGGAGCTCACGGATCCCTACGTTATTACATTAAAGCGGTTTTAGGCCGGCGCTGGATGCTTGACGCCGTGTTTAAGCGCGGATTCTCCGTCAACACCATAGTCGACCTGAACCAAAACTTCCAGGCTTCG ATTCCGGTGAAGAACGAAGAGATCAAGACTATTTGTTGTTTGTGCTGTCAGTCGGGGCCCATCACGGCCGTCGGTTGGCTCCCAAAATCTGGATACGTTCCAGGCGAAACAATTTTGTTCTCCGGACGAGTTGACAACAAAAGTCGATCGAGGTTGCTCCAAACATCAGTCCGGCTGGTCGAG agGACAATATTTAAAGCTCAAGGTAAACAGAAGGAAGATGAACGAGTCATTCGAGAAATCACGCGAAGCCAGCAATCGGCCGACAGGGAGGATCTAGAACTTTGGAATGATATTCCGATTACTGTGCCACCTTTAGCGCCATCCGATCTGCATCATTGTTCAATTATTGACCTTCAATATTTTCTCGAG TTTGTCATCGATCCGGGAATCCTGTCCTTCAATTTCAAGGTCCCCATTGAAATTACAATTGGTACAATTCCGTTTAAGGAAAGTTTCCCTACATTCCAACCGCAAGCTAGTGCCCCGCCCATAATGGATGGAAACAGTACGCATAGCATGGCAAACCCAATTGGATTTTTGCCTCCGTTCATGCTGAATCAGTATCCAAATCTCC CTCCTTCCACGTACGAATCTGGGATGTTTGGCGGCAACTTGAGAGAAGAAGGAGACACAGAGCATCTCAACATTGGTTTCGACACATTATTTAAACCTATCTATATTAGCTATCCCAGTGTCGACAATCAAAACCCGTCGGCTTAA